The following are from one region of the Cloacibacterium sp. TD35 genome:
- a CDS encoding YecA family protein encodes MSKIGRNQPCPCGSGKKFKKCCINKTIQPSNINSNRKNSFEEFVKNNKSTSLLKFFSLLQVLPENHGKIIRLEDIQTTIISNLNNSQSNIDLSILKKIVDKNFPDDYREDPPENCFTENIMFHNGNNVVFTGINHNATEIIQNLIRVIFHTPNNLNEELKNYVSDGLLFMLLIHSEIAKNLGFSRNMSGISLENNITFPSNELLHYTQLFEFPEKMILDLFKKLGINKDIINDFLCDINLIKENQNSEIPLLCYKPFIKVSDTYFLVLPSSELYAINNFIVEKFKQFGELDNLISFFDKFSIFEFKKLFIGIGWEQNQEFSLDVEQSLWKFDENKYAFIHYLGTNDFNNSLKLQKKINDKVQEIKNVLPPHAEILMLFVYSQISMIEMFAIRTFDVKAAKYQSALSLIDFERIIQNYNIDKLSLWKLFKAKERAREKGLYLFATPAHSIITDFEWYNKQGETFLHPDEKYDFVNFSFDVQGNAAIKSIQKKDIHLVNYINEDKTKGFLPVIKSEIYAPIYLSEEIFFGKYRLVLEKYNFPLWITFENKYRKIGSSYAEAIAYWFNRIHYLLNPLTKNFHEPIEVILSFEDNFINLSIEEFRKIEKNTVLIDYQIDSDTNRIKLKIPNTFFNLTNRDDNSSEIYLIRVLLESLGKLFVKKTKVNISAENIQTILESIPNDNTKMLLSATSELKIDLDERYIPKVRYIPKADCSIVLEELKNWVPNKIPEKIDNKNDKVKLCDLIISSLIKKIREELQNYNCFEVLEYLMLRYESILNFRAFRSIKVVTQLKCFGEYRDILEEYHNSDVQAVRLSLSSRCLIEFVTAEPYFGEKPINEDDLDFLLALMDELTYFGTVRDLIFFDLDNPKVGLLASGRIGVSKEFFDDTMSKFNLETRKDELGHYVKSFKSNYITTKQRERNNTIENDNEDYYQLLDSAFLNDWGMTLPNIVGVLNFIAHYCLESKRSCMFMKEDDFISLLKNEINISEEEVKSIYTLLVLNSRGKFDEKVNGYEYAEIIPWRYNRRLSYLLKPILRINDKVNNNFIICFSARHLYIAGQNLLAIFFDGTLKVDDDCKRIREFVKRNSTEKGDEFRVEVRDWIRENTNFFVLDYEFDITTKIADKNYGDVDVLAIDEKRKILYSIECKNTKQVKIIYDFWKDIKNFTEKQLPKHINREKWLINNLSVVSQKINKDVNGFKVKSIIVSSSVLPVKFVEDYKDITFTTLSQLVLDNIFLNQK; translated from the coding sequence ATGTCAAAGATAGGAAGAAACCAACCTTGCCCTTGTGGAAGTGGGAAAAAATTCAAAAAATGTTGTATTAATAAGACAATACAACCCTCAAATATAAATTCAAATAGGAAAAATAGTTTTGAGGAATTTGTTAAAAATAATAAATCAACTTCTTTGTTGAAGTTTTTCTCATTACTTCAAGTTTTACCTGAAAATCACGGAAAAATCATTAGGTTGGAGGACATTCAGACAACTATCATTTCAAACCTCAATAACTCACAATCTAACATTGACCTATCAATTTTAAAAAAAATTGTTGATAAAAATTTTCCTGATGATTATAGAGAAGACCCTCCCGAAAATTGTTTTACCGAAAATATAATGTTTCACAATGGTAACAATGTTGTTTTCACAGGAATAAATCACAATGCAACCGAAATAATTCAAAATCTTATTAGAGTAATTTTTCATACTCCAAACAATCTCAATGAAGAACTGAAAAATTATGTTAGTGATGGTTTATTATTTATGTTGCTAATTCATAGTGAAATAGCGAAAAATTTGGGGTTTTCAAGAAATATGTCAGGTATTAGTTTGGAAAACAATATTACGTTTCCATCCAATGAATTATTACATTACACTCAACTTTTTGAGTTTCCCGAAAAAATGATTTTGGATTTGTTCAAAAAACTTGGAATTAATAAAGATATTATTAATGACTTTCTATGTGATATTAATTTGATTAAAGAAAATCAAAATAGCGAAATTCCGCTCTTATGCTACAAACCATTTATTAAAGTAAGCGATACATATTTTCTTGTTCTTCCAAGTAGCGAACTTTATGCGATAAATAATTTCATTGTAGAAAAGTTTAAACAATTTGGTGAACTTGACAATCTAATCAGTTTTTTTGATAAGTTTTCAATTTTTGAATTTAAAAAGTTATTTATTGGGATTGGATGGGAGCAAAACCAAGAGTTTTCATTAGATGTTGAACAATCATTATGGAAATTTGATGAAAACAAATATGCATTCATTCATTATTTGGGAACAAATGATTTTAATAATTCGCTGAAACTTCAAAAGAAAATTAATGATAAAGTTCAAGAGATAAAAAATGTCTTGCCACCACACGCAGAAATTCTAATGTTATTTGTTTACAGTCAAATATCAATGATTGAGATGTTTGCGATTAGAACTTTTGATGTCAAGGCAGCGAAATATCAATCAGCACTAAGTCTAATTGATTTTGAAAGAATTATTCAAAACTATAATATTGATAAACTTTCTCTCTGGAAGTTGTTTAAGGCAAAAGAAAGAGCAAGAGAGAAAGGTTTGTATTTATTTGCAACACCTGCTCATAGCATAATTACTGATTTTGAATGGTATAACAAACAAGGAGAAACATTTTTACACCCTGATGAAAAGTATGATTTTGTTAATTTTAGTTTTGATGTTCAAGGAAATGCGGCAATAAAATCCATTCAAAAAAAGGACATTCATTTAGTAAATTACATTAATGAAGATAAAACAAAAGGTTTTCTTCCAGTAATTAAGTCTGAAATTTATGCTCCAATTTATTTGTCTGAAGAAATATTTTTCGGAAAATATAGATTGGTTTTAGAAAAATATAATTTTCCATTATGGATAACCTTTGAAAATAAATATAGAAAAATTGGCAGTTCATACGCTGAGGCAATTGCCTATTGGTTTAATCGAATTCATTATTTGCTAAATCCTCTCACTAAAAATTTTCACGAACCCATTGAAGTAATTTTGAGTTTTGAAGATAATTTTATTAATCTTTCAATAGAAGAATTTAGGAAAATAGAAAAAAACACTGTTTTGATTGATTATCAAATTGATAGTGATACAAACAGGATAAAATTAAAAATCCCAAATACTTTTTTTAATTTAACAAATAGAGATGATAATTCAAGTGAAATCTATTTGATTAGAGTATTGTTAGAGTCTTTAGGAAAATTATTTGTGAAAAAAACAAAAGTAAATATTTCTGCTGAAAATATTCAAACGATATTAGAGAGTATTCCTAATGACAATACTAAAATGTTACTTAGTGCTACTTCAGAACTAAAAATTGACTTGGATGAAAGGTACATTCCAAAGGTAAGATATATTCCAAAAGCAGATTGTTCAATTGTTTTAGAGGAATTAAAAAATTGGGTTCCAAATAAAATTCCTGAAAAAATTGATAATAAAAATGATAAAGTTAAGCTATGTGATTTAATTATATCAAGTCTAATAAAAAAAATCAGAGAAGAATTACAAAATTATAATTGCTTTGAGGTTTTAGAATATTTGATGCTGAGATACGAATCGATATTAAATTTTAGAGCCTTTAGAAGTATAAAAGTTGTAACTCAATTAAAATGTTTTGGGGAATATAGAGATATATTAGAGGAATATCATAATTCTGATGTGCAAGCAGTTAGGCTTTCTCTTTCTTCAAGATGTTTAATTGAATTTGTTACTGCTGAACCTTATTTTGGAGAAAAGCCGATAAATGAGGATGATTTAGATTTTTTGTTAGCATTAATGGATGAGTTGACTTATTTTGGTACTGTCAGAGATTTAATTTTCTTTGATTTAGATAATCCAAAAGTTGGCTTGTTGGCATCTGGAAGAATTGGTGTAAGTAAAGAATTTTTTGATGATACAATGTCTAAATTCAATTTAGAAACACGTAAAGATGAATTAGGTCATTATGTAAAATCATTTAAATCAAACTATATAACTACAAAACAGAGAGAAAGGAATAATACCATTGAAAATGATAATGAAGATTATTATCAATTATTAGATTCAGCCTTTTTAAACGACTGGGGAATGACTTTGCCAAATATTGTTGGAGTTTTAAACTTCATAGCACATTATTGTTTGGAGAGTAAACGCTCATGTATGTTTATGAAAGAAGATGACTTCATATCACTTTTAAAAAATGAAATTAATATTTCAGAGGAAGAGGTTAAAAGCATTTATACATTATTAGTTTTGAATAGTAGAGGGAAATTTGATGAAAAAGTAAATGGTTATGAATATGCTGAAATAATACCTTGGAGATACAATAGAAGACTTTCATATCTATTAAAGCCAATATTAAGAATAAACGACAAAGTCAACAATAACTTTATAATCTGTTTTAGCGCAAGACATCTTTATATTGCTGGACAAAACCTTTTGGCAATATTTTTTGATGGAACATTAAAAGTAGATGATGATTGTAAGCGAATTAGGGAGTTTGTTAAAAGAAACTCCACTGAAAAAGGTGATGAATTCAGAGTAGAAGTGAGGGATTGGATTAGAGAAAATACAAATTTCTTTGTATTAGACTACGAATTTGATATTACTACTAAAATTGCAGATAAAAACTACGGAGATGTTGATGTTTTGGCTATTGATGAAAAACGAAAAATTTTATATTCTATAGAATGTAAGAATACAAAACAAGTTAAAATTATTTATGATTTTTGGAAAGACATTAAAAATTTTACAGAAAAACAACTTCCAAAACATATCAATAGGGAGAAATGGTTAATAAATAATCTATCAGTTGTTTCTCAAAAAATTAACAAGGATGTAAATGGATTTAAAGTAAAATCTATTATTGTTTCCTCGAGTGTTTTGCCTGTGAAATTTGTAGAAGATTATAAAGATATAACGTTTACAACACTTTCTCAATTAGTTTTAGATAATATTTTTCTAAATCAAAAATAA
- a CDS encoding helix-turn-helix domain-containing protein has translation MTKNKKTKIEQIVIDKIKEIRLSKGFSQDDISVFLNTSRGFIGQIESPKYPSKYNLNHLNTLAKEFDCSIKDFFPDKPI, from the coding sequence ATGACTAAGAATAAAAAGACAAAAATAGAGCAGATTGTAATAGACAAAATCAAAGAAATTCGTTTATCAAAAGGATTTTCTCAGGATGATATTTCGGTCTTTCTAAACACCTCAAGAGGCTTCATTGGTCAAATAGAAAGTCCGAAATATCCTTCAAAGTATAATTTGAATCACCTCAACACTCTAGCAAAAGAGTTTGATTGTTCAATTAAAGATTTCTTTCCCGACAAGCCGATTTAG
- a CDS encoding phage/plasmid replication domain-containing protein: MLDTIKLRLYNQFYDLLDLKSKIVPNLKPINKKMFAGRIKPTGMLRNMAIYFYDEQIVIEGSIAKFANGNNIENYDWRQLKFALNKLSEELGGVNLDNAKISRIDVGCNLILNEKVTDYFPELGHLRYHQRVMEHKTTLRYYGNSIRVIYLFYDKFSESIKKCKLIDDQFSSLFKSKNMMRVELQIQERLQRVLKKKDIRVKDLYQADFCKLLLKHWFEMFLEIEKKMILAYPVKIKGLGGFNILMKKYLVSKLGWEQLEFLLSKGVENNCIASKAKSVKLSQLREAVFEMKGFKYQNNIKELIHKMKVMYVEGLKQVYKM; the protein is encoded by the coding sequence ATGTTAGATACTATCAAACTTCGCCTTTATAATCAATTTTATGATTTATTGGATTTAAAATCAAAAATTGTCCCGAATTTAAAACCAATCAACAAAAAAATGTTTGCGGGGAGAATAAAGCCGACAGGAATGTTGAGAAATATGGCTATATACTTCTACGATGAGCAAATTGTCATTGAAGGAAGTATCGCCAAATTTGCTAATGGTAATAATATTGAAAATTATGATTGGAGACAATTGAAATTTGCACTCAATAAACTTTCTGAGGAATTAGGTGGCGTCAATTTAGATAATGCCAAAATCAGCCGAATTGATGTGGGATGTAATTTAATCCTCAACGAAAAAGTTACTGATTATTTCCCTGAATTGGGACATCTGAGATATCATCAAAGAGTTATGGAACACAAAACCACATTGAGATATTATGGAAATAGTATAAGAGTTATCTATTTGTTTTATGACAAATTCTCTGAATCTATTAAAAAATGCAAATTGATTGATGACCAATTTTCATCACTTTTTAAAAGCAAAAATATGATGAGAGTTGAACTTCAAATTCAAGAGAGATTACAACGTGTATTAAAGAAAAAGGATATTAGAGTCAAAGATTTATATCAAGCCGATTTTTGTAAATTACTTTTAAAACACTGGTTTGAAATGTTCTTGGAAATTGAGAAGAAAATGATTCTCGCATATCCTGTAAAAATCAAAGGTCTTGGAGGATTTAATATTTTAATGAAAAAATATCTTGTCTCAAAATTAGGATGGGAGCAACTGGAATTTTTATTAAGTAAAGGTGTAGAAAACAATTGTATCGCATCAAAAGCTAAATCAGTCAAACTAAGTCAACTTCGTGAAGCAGTCTTTGAAATGAAAGGTTTTAAGTATCAAAACAACATTAAGGAATTGATTCATAAAATGAAAGTGATGTATGTCGAAGGTTTGAAACAAGTATATAAAATGTAA
- a CDS encoding helix-turn-helix transcriptional regulator, which produces MKRTTFIDTITEIRDLVLGLKPILDVDELTAYTGFEKSYIYKMTSTRKIPHYKTPGGKKIFFKREEIDEWITSNRIKAYYEIEEEAKLKSKILREKFK; this is translated from the coding sequence ATGAAAAGGACAACATTTATCGATACGATAACAGAAATAAGAGACTTAGTACTTGGCTTAAAACCAATACTTGATGTTGATGAACTAACTGCATATACAGGGTTTGAGAAATCTTATATATACAAAATGACAAGCACTCGGAAAATTCCTCACTACAAGACACCAGGAGGTAAAAAGATTTTCTTTAAAAGGGAGGAAATTGATGAGTGGATAACTTCAAACAGGATTAAGGCGTATTATGAAATTGAAGAGGAAGCAAAACTAAAGTCAAAAATCCTGCGAGAAAAATTTAAATAA
- a CDS encoding tyrosine-type recombinase/integrase, whose translation MLKKWVESAGINKHITWHCARHTFATSLVYEDVGINTVSALLGHKDLRQTQIYVRTAELSKTNAISKLPNILLN comes from the coding sequence ATCTTAAAAAAGTGGGTAGAGAGTGCTGGAATAAATAAACACATCACTTGGCATTGTGCAAGACATACATTTGCTACATCATTAGTTTATGAAGATGTTGGTATTAATACCGTATCAGCACTTTTAGGTCATAAAGATTTAAGGCAAACTCAAATCTATGTTAGAACGGCTGAACTTTCTAAAACCAATGCAATTAGCAAACTTCCTAATATTTTATTGAACTAA
- a CDS encoding site-specific integrase produces MTIKCREIDLKNNLVGIQLDIHKNGSRRKKMLDIRLIKNPKTPMEREINRERKETIKKIIATIELDEIYSDNLLQKGYETEKDFFEYCQEFIERKAPFSETRAYHSMLLKLKSFTNKKKLPCSEITENFLISFKDYLNGNLNGSSPFNYFKKFKRVLKEATIAKHFKSNPAAQFRNSKGISTEKDILTLDEILTLSGTECSNLNVYRAFLFSCLTGLRFCDIKVLKWNNISNDDVLSIVQLKTKEKLVMPLHSNAIKLLREKKTDKSLVFN; encoded by the coding sequence ATGACAATTAAATGCAGAGAGATTGATTTGAAAAACAATCTCGTAGGAATCCAGTTAGACATCCATAAAAATGGGTCTCGTAGAAAAAAAATGCTTGATATCAGATTGATTAAAAATCCAAAAACTCCGATGGAAAGGGAAATCAATCGTGAAAGAAAGGAAACGATTAAAAAAATTATCGCAACAATTGAACTTGACGAAATCTATTCTGATAATCTTTTACAAAAAGGATATGAGACAGAAAAAGATTTCTTTGAATATTGCCAAGAATTTATTGAAAGAAAAGCACCCTTTAGTGAAACAAGAGCCTATCATTCAATGCTTCTCAAACTGAAATCATTTACTAACAAGAAAAAGTTGCCTTGTTCTGAGATTACTGAAAATTTCTTGATTTCTTTTAAGGACTATTTAAATGGTAATTTGAATGGTAGCAGTCCGTTTAATTATTTTAAGAAATTTAAAAGAGTTTTAAAAGAAGCAACAATTGCAAAACATTTTAAAAGTAATCCTGCCGCACAATTTAGAAACTCAAAAGGGATTTCAACTGAGAAAGATATCTTAACACTGGATGAAATCTTAACACTCTCGGGAACTGAGTGTAGCAACTTGAATGTATATCGTGCTTTCCTTTTCAGTTGTCTAACTGGTCTTAGGTTTTGTGATATAAAAGTGTTGAAATGGAATAATATCAGCAATGATGATGTTTTATCAATAGTACAATTGAAAACAAAAGAAAAACTGGTAATGCCCCTTCATTCAAATGCTATAAAACTACTTAGAGAGAAAAAAACTGATAAATCTTTAGTTTTTAATTAG